The Lycium barbarum isolate Lr01 chromosome 9, ASM1917538v2, whole genome shotgun sequence genome has a segment encoding these proteins:
- the LOC132609500 gene encoding uncharacterized protein LOC132609500 isoform X4: MDKNKGRTDLLAAGRKKLQQFRQKKDGKGGKSSKASKSAGDATPDLVDVTAKSNQVPDGEKPLHIGGGAPTSSESLTKKDLPTKNAEAPTLDESINVDIVKTTPTSGKLVKEDAGELEAALNSDSGDRGVVDSSSISEHANAKMVNEDVKEGHLEAPGIIASDMSTKSSATDVPVEFSSYSSADEAGSHQVEMERLHAQEQESHGSGSKKGDSSTEVEIEGDKKLPLNEPSENSISQTATLVGDEGKEETKAEYIQLSEPNNVPTTVLTTQNAKIAEDRGHQMEDAVSSSCKEEKLEMTSASGEYENHKDEVQISDSRDIVSENSVENKMVNISSGSDASYISLCQLAEVVRDLDEDDFRFLFMCRDSAPNVPSLKLFDAFEKLKEQLYLASLVKDVSCLQLAEESELQMKLSCQHQKLTDQISEAKASSTELGEKNDILADQLAQSRSEFQLIVSERDDFQKQLHISKGEVGELSERINELQTKLETSLGENASLSSEMFDYRNLVATLQVRNESLIGSLNLLSEENKKLLEEKENLVLEKENLFLENEKLGTDLAQSKALFGSLQLDNEKLSQNFTSLREEKMKLHGEKEHLISENEKLIAQLLDYKNVVETLQVENKNINESLISVTEAKKQLQEEKKSVVGETEKLGLEFKESKSLIEALQMEVAEAKGHLTLVMEERDELEEQKKYLLSETEKQSFQLAKYENSCNKVDDDLKDASLRIEHLTKENMHLKRSLELSETMKTESPNQSSFAYQSEEEAGHQLEGSCHSSFAPANLIDDDGSNWFGVMKRHVEEAERVLEKLEKAVEDMHSRSASMSRSSGKAVSPGVSKLIQAFETKDHDDEHQPDEFQSSENQTDAGLVQIQGQTKTLRALLKDLVLGAGNGYQFLEGEKSSKTATEVAAEELRAKCEFLNEHIDLLEGANIELMVFNESLGGCFWNAKEREEEFMVQNEALHKQEVATKAENSKLRENLSSFQEKLSILQNQLGEMRESSKEVGSCISNQVEAFYKEVADRVSILQEEWNSIIDQVFQTLIRLDLSVEAVGSSSPSSVDHDLGCINLSSRTAASVDAAINVLEALQGQVEAARHESMLSNGVNEKLDFLQVENQKSFGLLHKIYGNLKKLVNGMPGHLQVAEVDDPEKSVDLSHPGAFDSLLEQLQSFLDEKTQVESVNEKLKSELMARTTEFEELSKRSLGSDSILKMVQAVEGVISLDSFEININEPVSCLESLTFLLVQKYKEATEDVKLSREEYASKEAQVIDLQGQMDHLSLLLVQCENEVVVLKESLKGAEEDLVTISYQYQEKVAEFELSEQRVSALREKLGIAVTKGKGLIVQRDSLKQSLADTSSELQKCSEELQLKDARLQEVEMKLKTYSEAGERMEALESELSYIRNSATALRESFLLKDSVLQKIEEIVEDLELPDHFHSKDIIDKVDWLAKSVAGNSLPLTDWDHKTSVGGSYSDAGYALADDGWKEASQPNLGSSEDLRRRFEELQGKFYGLAEQNEMLEQSLMERNNLVQKWEEMLDRIDMPSHLRSLEPEDRIGWLVLAVSEAQNQYDSLQQKYDNFESLFASTNAELEVSHRKISELENAYQLVVSEKELLLKSVESLKFDYEEMSRKAAQSEISNDDLQNRVGDLLKKLNETNAELEKSHRKISELENAYQLVISEKELLLKSVESLNFDYEEMSRKAAQSEISNDDLQSRVGDLQKKLNEMLGAEERIHHLEGEIRRLEDMVKDFLRTSQTDDVLFSTGSSESLEQLIRKLIDKYTTLSLGKPSESDATLEHVDKGFDISHEEKRESNVSCDENADGGALSRKLEDALSDLLSLKEEKENIASNNQSLVRELEELGIKNKELQDRLSQEEQKSCSLREKLNVAVRKGKSLVQHRDSLKQLIEELNGEVERLKAEIRLQENAISDHEQRIKDLSVYPEKIKTIESESSILRDQLAEKDYTLSMILSTLEEINVGSNIGNPVEKLKGVGQLCHDLQSALTSSEHDARKSKRAAELLLAELNEVQERNDGLQEELAKSLSELSGLSKQKESAEVAKHEALAHLEKISSTHSEERKNQLAEITMLKSSVDQLREDLFVVDRLLNDVLSMDLETMRHLGSSMKVCLEQTDQNHFPLRVADSSGLTFAVPESKVFNKEIDSINQKLNRHSHLLHEEAARITEILRTIHEEISYHKQHSNSLKTDVMRLESIQKEKDAELLMVQRCNAMLYEACTTLVLEIESRKSQLVGNSVASGASRINSVYQSLVEGNDLAEKPDRFSEEGIRSVIERLFMAVKDIMSVQSDIAEFGQKDMKAAISNLQKELQEKDIQREKICAELVSQIKEAESISKSYSEELQIAKAQMDDLHRKVKLMEEERDSLAHRIKELQDLESNFADIQLRVKSLEDMLAAKEQENEALMQALDEEEAQMEDMTNKIEEMERVLLQKNKDMDNLEVSRGKTMKKLSVTVSKFDELHQLSESLLSEVENLQSQLQERDTEISFLRQEVTRCTNDAIASAQMSSKRNTDEVHDFLTWVDKLISRVQAHDMNYDDAKVNQIHEYKEMLEKQLVSVISELEDLRALARTRDSMLRVEKDKVEQLVRKEEFLENSLRDKESQLTMFRGASDMGQLANSTSEIIEIEPVANKRVVPGTVASQVRSLRKTNNDQVAVAIDVDPDSGKLDDEDDDKAHGFKSMTTSRIVPRFTRPITDMIDGLWVTCDRTLMRQPVLRLSVIIYWALLHALLATFVV, encoded by the exons ATGGATAAGAATAAAGGCCGAACCGATCTGCTTGCTGCCGGTCGTAAAAAG CTTCAGCAATTCAGACAGAAGAAAGACGGGAAAGGTGGTAAATCAAGTAAAGCCAGTAAATCTGCTGGTGATGCTACTCCAGATCTTGTCGATGTGACGGCAAAATCAAACCAAGTTCCTGATGGAGAAAAACCACTTCACATAGGTGGTGGTGCTCCTACTTCCTCGGAGTCGCTTACCAAAAAGGATCTTCCCACAAAAAATGCTGAAGCTCCTACTCTTGATGAGTCAATCAATGTTGACATAGTTAAAACAACACCAACCAGTGGTAAGCTGGTAAAAGAGGATGCTGGGGAACTTGAAGCTGCGTTGAATTCAGATTCAGGTGATCGGGGTGTTGTTGATTCATCTTCAATTTCTGAGCATGCTAATGCCAAAATGGTAAACGAGGATGTAAAAGAGGGTCATTTGGAAGCTCCAGGAATTATTGCTTCTGACATGTCCACTAAAAGTTCTGCAACAGATGTGCCTGTTGAATTCTCATCTTATTCCAGTGCTGATGAAGCAGGTTCTCACCAAGTAGAAATGGAAAGGCTGCATGCGCAGGAGCAG GAATCACATGGTTCAGGTTCGAAGAAAGGTGATTCAAGCACTGAGGTAGAGATTGAAGGAGACAAGAAGCTTCCTTTAAACGAACCAAGTGAGAATTCTATTAGCCAGACAGCCACTCTAGTGGGAGATGAGGGCAAGGAGGAGACAAAAGCTGAATACATTCAACTCAGCGAGCCAAATAATGTTCCAACAACTGTTTTGACAACTCAGAACGCTAAAATAGCAGAGGACAGAG GTCATCAGATGGAAGATGCGGTTTCTAGTTCATGCAAGGAAGAAAAACTAGAAATGACTTCAGCTTCTGGTGAATATGAAAATCACAAGGATGAGGTTCAAATTTCTGACTCCAGAGATATTGTTTCTGAGAATTCTGTGGAGAACAAAATGGTGAATATCTCATCTGGATCAGATGCAAGTTATATTAGCTTGTGTCAGCTGGCGGAGGTGGTACGAGACCTCGATGAAGATGACTTTAGGTTCTTGTTCATGTGCAGAGACTCAGCTCCAAATGTACCTTCTTTGAAACTTTTTGACGCTTTTGAGAAGCTCAAAGAACAACTATACCTAGCAAGTCTTGTAAAAGATGTATCTTGTTTGCAGCTAGCTGAAGAGTCAGAACTTCAAATGAAACTCAGTTGTCAACATCAGAAGTTGACTGATCAAATATCTGAGGCCAAAGCTTCATCAACTGAACTTGGAGAGAAGAATGATATCCTTGCTGATCAGCTTGCACAATCGAGATCTGAATTTCAATTGATTGTATCTGAAAGGGATGACTTCCAAAAGCAGCTTCACATTTCTAAAGGTGAGGTTGGAGAACTTTCTGAAAGAATAAATGAGTTGCAGACTAAATTGGAGACGTCACTTGGTGAAAATGCAAGTCTGTCTTCAGAGATGTTTGACTACCGGAATTTGGTGGCTACTTTACAGGTTCGAAATGAGAGCTTAATAGGAAGCCTTAATTTGTTGTCTGAAGAAAATAAGAAGCTTTTGGAGGAGAAGGAGAATCTTGTTCTTGAGAAGGAGAATCTTTTTCTTGAGAATGAGAAATTGGGAACAGATCTAGCGCAGTCTAAAGCTTTGTTCGGATCATTGCAGTTGGATAATGAAAAGTTATCGCAGAATTTCACTTCTTTGAGAGAGGAGAAAATGAAACTTCATGGAGAGAAGGAACACCTTATCAGTGAGAATGAGAAACTGATTGCTCAATTGTTGGACTACAAAAATGTTGTGGAAACTCTTCAGGTTGAGAACAAGAACATAAACGAGAGTTTGATATCTGTAACAGAAGCAAAGAAACAGCTTCAGGAGGAAAAAAAGTCTGTGGTCGGTGAAACTGAGAAACTAGGATTGGAGTTTAAGGAGTCGAAGTCTCTAATTGAAGCTCTGCAGATGGAAGTGGCCGAAGCAAAGGGGCATTTGACTTTGGTGATGGAAGAGAGAGACGAGCTCGAGGAGCAGAAGAAGTATCTTCTCTCTGAGACTGAGAAACAGTCATTTCAGTTGGCAAAATATGAGAACTCGTGCAATAAGGTGGATGATGACCTGAAAGACGCATCTCTGCGTATTGAACATCTAACCAAGGAGAACATGCATCTGAAGAGAAGCTTGGAGTTGTCTGAAACGATGAAAACAGAGTCACCTAACCAAAGTAGCTTTGCATATCAGTCTGAGGAAGAAGCTGGGCATCAACTTGAAGGTTCTTGCCACTCTAGCTTTGCACCAGCAAATCTAATTGATGATGATGGTTCAAATTGGTTTGGAGTTATGAAAAGACACGTGGAGGAGGCAGAGAGAGTACTTGAAAAGCTTGAGAAAGCAGTTGAAGATATGCACTCTAGATCAGCTTCTATGAGTAGGTCGTCTGGTAAAGCGGTTTCACCTGGTGTGTCAAAACTTATTCAAGCTTTTGAGACAAAGGACCATGATGACGAGCACCAACCAGATGAGTTCCAGTCATCTGAAAATCAAACAGATGCAGGTCTTGTGCAGATTCAAGGGCAAACAAAAACATTAAGGGCGTTGCTGAAAGATTTGGTGTTGGGAGCTGGCAACGGCTACCAATTTCTTGAAGGAGAGAAGAGTAGTAAAACAGCCACTGAGGTTGCTGCTGAAGAACTGAGGGCCAAATGTGAGTTTCTGAATGAACACATTGATCTTTTGGAAGGAGCAAACATTGAGTTAATGGTTTTCAATGAAAGCTTAGGGGGATGTTTCTGGAATGCCAAAGAAAGGGAGGAAGAATTTATGGTCCAAAATGAAGCTTTGCACAAGCAAGAAGTCGCTACAAAAGCTGAGAACAGTAAGTTAAGGGAGAATCTTAGTAGCTTTCAGGAGAAACTCTCTATTTTGCAGAACCAGCTGGGTGAAATGCGTGAAAGCAGCAAAGAAGTGGGATCTTGCATCTCTAATCAGGTAGAAGCTTTTTACAAGGAAGTTGCTGACAGAGTATCAATACTTCAAGAAGAGTGGAACTCTATAATTGATCAGGTTTTTCAGACACTTATAAGGTTAGATTTGTCTGTTGAGGCCGTTGGCTCCTCTTCGCCATCAAGTGTAGACCATGATCTAGGGTGCATAAACTTAAGTAGCCGTACTGCTGCATCTGTTGATGCTGCTATCAATGTGCTTGAGGCATTGCAGGGTCAAGTTGAAGCTGCTCGCCATGAGTCAATGTTGAGTAACGGAGTCAACGAGAAGTTAGACTTCTTACAAGTTGAAAATCAAAAGTCTTTCGGTCTTTTGCATAAGATTTATGGTAACCTCAAGAAACTTGTGAATGGAATGCCAGGGCATCTACAAGTAGCTGAAGTTGATGATCCTGAGAAATCTGTAGATCTATCTCATCCTGGTGCTTTTGATTCCCTACTGGAGCAGTTGCAAAGTTTTCTTGATGAGAAAACACAAGTTGAGTCTGTTAATGAAAAGCTGAAATCTGAGTTGATGGCCAGGACAACAGAGTTTGAAGAACTGAGCAAAAGATCCCTTGGATCAGATTCTATTTTAAAGATGGTTCAAGCGGTTGAAGGAGTCATTTCTCTAGATAGCTTTGAAATCAACATTAATGAGCCAGTATCATGTCTAGAGTCCCTGACCTTTCTCCTTGTTCAGAAGTATAAAGAGGCAACTGAAGATGTGAAGTTGTCCAGGGAAGAATATGCTTCCAAGGAAGCACAAGTAATTGATTTGCAAGGACAAATGGATCACTTGAGCTTATTACTTGTTCAatgtgaaaatgaagttgtagtcCTTAAGGAAAGTTTGAAGGGAGCTGAGGAGGATCTTGTAACTATTAGTTATCAATATCAGGAGAAAGTTGCTGAATTTGAACTGTCTGAGCAACGGGTGTCAGCTTTAAGAGAGAAGCTTGGCATAGCAGTCACCAAGGGCAAAGGTCTGATTGTGCAGCGTGACAGTCTTAAACAGTCTCTTGCAGACACATCCTCTGAACTGCAGAAATGCTCTGAGGAGTTGCAGTTGAAAGATGCAAGGCTTCAGGAAGTTGAAATGAAACTCAAGACCTATTCAGAGGCAGGTGAGCGCATGGAAGCTTTGGAATCTGAGCTCTCGTACATTCGCAATTCTGCCACTGCATTAAGGGAATCATTCCTTCTCAAAGACTCTGTTCTTCAGAAAATAGAGGAGATTGTAGAAGATTTGGAGCTTCCAGATCATTTCCATTCaaaggatatcatcgataaagtTGATTGGTTGGCGAAGTCGGTTGCTGGGAACTCTTTACCTCTGACTGATTGGGATCACAAGACCTCTGTTGGAGGATCATACTCTGATGCAGGATATGCACTTGCCGATGATGGATGGAAAGAGGCGTCACAGCCAAACTTGGGTTCTTCCGAAGACCTTAGAAGAAGATTTGAGGAGCTCCAGGGCAAGTTTTATGGGTTGGCAGAACAAAATGAGATGCTTGAACAATCCTTGATGGAAAGAAACAACCTTGTTCAGAAGTGGGAAGAGATGTTAGATAGGATAGACATGCCTTCACACTTAAGATCTTTGGAGCCAGAAGATCGGATTGGTTGGTTAGTGCTTGCTGTTTCAGAAGCTCAAAACCAGTACGACTCTCTCCAACAAAAGTATGATAATTTTGAATCATTATTTGCATCAACAAATGCTGAACTTGAAGTGTCACACAGAAAAATATCCGAGCTTGAAAATGCGTATCAATTGGTTGTCAGTGAGAAAGAGTTGCTTTTGAAGAGCGTGGAGTCTTTGAAATTTGATTATGAGGAAATGTCAAGGAAGGCTGCCCAATCTGAAATTAGTAATGATGACTTGCAGAACAGAGTAGGTGACTTGCTGAAGAAACTGAACGAAACAAATGCTGAACTTGAAAAGTCACACAGAAAAATATCTGAGCTTGAAAATGCGTATCAATTGGTTATCAGTGAGAAAGAGTTGCTTTTGAAGAGTGTGGAGTCTCTGAACTTTGATTATGAGGAAATGTCAAGGAAGGCTGCCCAATCTGAAATTAGTAATGATGACTTGCAGAGCAGAGTAGGTGACTTGCAGAAGAAACTGAACGAAATGCTTGGAGCAGAGGAACGTATTCATCATCTTGAAGGTGAAATAAGAAGATTGGAAGATATGGTCAAAGATTTCCTTAGGACTTCTCAAACAGATGATGTGTTATTTAGCACTGGTAGCTCTGAATCTTTGGAGCAGCTAATTAGGAAGCTTATAGATAAGTATACCACACTTTCTTTGGGGAAACCTTCCGAGTCTGATGCAACTCTTGAGCATGTTGATAAAGGGTTTGATATCTCTCatgaagaaaagagagaaagtAATGTCAGTTGTGATGAGAATGCAGATGGAGGTGCTCTCAGCAGAAAATTGGAGGATGCTCTAAGCGACTTGTTGTCATtgaaggaggagaaggagaatATTGCGTCGAATAATCAATCATTGGTTCGTGAACTTGAAGAATTGGGTATCAAAAATAAAGAACTGCAAGATCGACTTAGTCAGGAGGAACAAAAGTCATGTTCTTTAAGAGAAAAATTGAATGTTGCAGTTAGGAAAGGCAAATCGTTGGTGCAGCATCGGGACAGCCTGAAGCAATTAATTGAAGAGCTGAATGGTGAAGTTGAGCGCTTGAAGGCTGAGATCAGATTGCAGGAAAATGCTATTTCAGATCACGAACAAAGGATAAAAGATTTATCTGTATACCCTGAGAAGATTAAGACCATAGAATCTGAGAGTTCAATCCTGAGAGATCAATTGGCAGAAAAAGACTATACCCTGAGCATGATTTTGAGTACCCTGGAAGAAATTAATGTTGGCTCTAACATCGGTAATCCAGTCGAGAAGCTAAAAGGAGTTGGCCAATTATGCCATGATCTGCAATCAGCTCTTACATCTTCTGAACATGATGCAAGGAAATCTAAAAGAGCAGCTGAGCTGCTTCTCGCAGAGTTAAATGAGGTGCAAGAAAGAAACGATGGCCTCCAAGAGGAGCTAGCAAAGTCTTTGAGTGAACTCTCTGGACTGTCCAAGCAAAAAGAATCTGCTGAAGTTGCTAAACATGAAGCTCTTGCACATCTAGAAAAGATATCTTCCACTCACTCAGAAGAAAGAAAGAACCAATTAGCTGAAATCACGATGCTAAAATCTAGTGTGGATCAGCTAAGGGAGGATCTCTTTGTTGTTGACCGTTTGCTCAATGATGTTTTATCCATGGATTTGGAGACTATGCGCCATCTTGGTTCTAGTATGAAAGTTTGCCTAGAACAAACTGATCAAAATCACTTTCCTCTACGTGTGGCTGATTCAAGTGGCCTTACCTTTGCGGTACCAGAAAGCAAG GTTTTTAATAAAGAAATTGATTCTATCAACCAAAAGTTAAACAGGCACTCCCATTTATTGCATGAAGAAGCTGCTCGTATAACTGAGATATTAAGAACTATACATGAAGAGATATCCTACCACAAGCAGCACTCAAATTCGTTGAAGACAGATGTGATGCGGTTAGAATCTATTCAAAAGGAGAAAGATGCAGAGTTGCTTATGGTGCAAAGATGTAATGCTATGCTTTATGAAGCTTGCACCACTTTGGTCTTGGAAATTGAAAGCAGAAAATCCCAATTGGTTGGAAATAGCGTAGCTTCTGGAGCTTCCAGAATCAATTCTGTGTATCAAAGTTTAGTTGAAGGAAATGATTTAGCTGAGAAGCCTGACCGGTTTTCTGAGGAAGGTATTAGGTCAGTGATAGAGAGATTATTCATGGCTGTGAAAGATATTATGAGTGTGCAAAGTGATATTGCTGAATTTGGTCAAAAGGATATGAAAGCTGCTATATCGAATCTGCAGAAAGAACTTCAGGAGAAAGATATTCAGAGAGAGAAAATATGTGCAGAACTTGTTAGTCAGATTAAGGAAGCTGAATCTATTTCAAAGAGTTATTCAGAAGAGCTTCAGATAGCAAAAGCTCAGATGGATGATTTACATAGGAAAGTGAAACTGATGGAGGAGGAACGAGATTCTCTGGCACACAGGATAAAAGAACTGCAAGATCTGGAATCCAACTTTGCCGACATACAGTTAAGAGTTAAATCACTTGAAGACATGCTAGCTGCAAAGGAACAAG AAAACGAGGCACTGATGCAAGCACTTGATGAGGAGGAGGCTCAAATGGAAGACATGACAAACAAGATTGAGGAAATGGAGAGAGTCCTCCTTCAAAAAAATAAAGATATGGATAACCTTGAAGTTTCCCGTGGGAAGACTATGAAGAAGCTTTCTGTTACAGTAAGCAAATTTGATGAACTTCATCAGCTATCTGAAAGCCTTCTGTCCGAGGTTGAGAATCTTCAGTCACAATTACAAGAGCGAGATACAGAGATTTCTTTCTTGAGGCAAGAAGTTACAAGATGTACTAATGATGCAATAGCTTCTGCTCAGATGAGTAGCAAAAGAAATACTGATGAAGTCCATGACTTTTTGACATGGGTAGATAAGTTGATTTCCCGAGTCCAGGCTCATGATATGAATTATGACGATGCAAAAGTTAACCAGATTCATGAATATAAGGAAATGTTAGAGAAACAGCTCGTGTCTGTGATATCTGAGCTGGAGGATCTGCGTGCACTGGCACGGACAAGAGATTCAATGTTGAGAGTAGAGAAAGATAAAGTGGAACAGCTGGTGAGGAAAGAAGAATTTCTTGAGAACTCTTTGCGTGATAAGGAATCTCAATTAACCATGTTT